In Phaeodactylum tricornutum CCAP 1055/1 chromosome 10, whole genome shotgun sequence, a single genomic region encodes these proteins:
- a CDS encoding predicted protein has product MMRNFASVLLLLSSGAAAFAPVQHNGVRTIATPSTPLYGNTKQPPALPPIKDISYGEESRKYRRTVYSHDDWVKHRSSDRFLRNLLAIGSSGVYKSLAKEVLATTGVATFIVLYNCLVGGYTDLEGIKHSALIESVWAPLMALPLAPFTLSSPSLGLLLVFRTNTSYQRWDEARKNWGMNINHTRDLVRMGTSFYDNAAVSSEQRAKDLKALSLATWSFVRAMKRHLSPESEDEQDFRRELFERLPAPQAQAIIDAAHRPNRALFDLSVAIENLPMHFLRKNQVHQAVTIFEDNLGSSERLLTSPVPLFYSRHTARFLSFWLLLLPFALWDPFAGTWNHVGMIPATAVISIFLFGIEELATQMEEPFTILPMQAFCDKIGNWCNEIVSWQAGDNGMAVNMPSMISPEGLPELKEPAPVPAMAVASVAAAMPVMANGDINGDTTGITMDQPHNAIP; this is encoded by the exons ATGATGCGAAACTTTGCCAGTGTCTTATTGCTGTTGAGCAGCGGCGCGGCTGCCTTTGCGCCGGTCCAGCACAACGGGGTGCGTACCATCGCCACACCGTCGACGCCGCTCTACGGCAACACGAAGCAGCCTCCGGCCTTGCCACCGATCAAGGATATTTCCTACGGCGAAGAATCACGCAAATACCGTCGTACCGTGTACTCGCACGATGATTGGGTCAAGCACCGCTCGTCGGATCGATTCCTGCGCAACCTTCTCGCCATTGGCTCGTCCGGTGTGTACAAGTCGCTCGCCAAGGAAGTCCTGGCAACGACGGGAGTTGCGACCTTCATCGTTTTGTATAACTGCCTGGTGGGAGGATACACAGACTTGGAAGGTATCAAGCACTCGGCGCTTATTGAAAGCGTATGGGCTCCCTTGATGGCCTTGCCTTTGGCGCCCTTTACGCTCTCCAGTCCCTCGCTCGGTTTGTTGCTCG TCTTCCGTACCAACACGTCCTACCAACGTTGGGACGAAGCGCGAAAGAACTGGGGAATGAACATTAACCACACCCGCGATCTGGTCCGCATGGGAACCAGCTTTTATGACAATGCCGCCGTTTCTTCCGAACAACGCGCCAAGGATTTGAAGGCGTTGAGTCTCGCGACCTGGAGCTTTGTCCGCGCCATGAAGCGGCACCTGTCTCCCGAAAGCGAAGACGAACAAGATTTCCGTCGCGAGCTTTTCGAACGTCTGCCGGCACCTCAGGCCCAGGCCATTATCGACGCCGCCCATCGTCCCAACCGTGCCTTGTTCGATCTGTCGGTCGCCATTGAAAACTTGCCCATGCACTTTTTGCGAAAGAACCAAGTTCACCAAGCCGTCACCATCTTTGAAGACAATCTCGGTTCCTCCGAGCGACTCTTGACGTCGCCTGTCCCTCTCTTCTACTCCCGCCACACGGCCCGGTTCTTGTCCTTTTGGCTTCTCCTTCTACCCTTTGCGCTTTGGGATCCTTTTGCCGGGACATGGAATCACGTGGGTATGATTCCCGCCACCGCCGTCATTTCCATCTTTTTGTTTGGTATCGAAGAACTAGCTACACAAATGGAAGAGCCCTTCACCATCCTCCCAATGCAAGCCTTTTGCGACAAGATTGGCAACTGGTGCAACGAAATTGTCTCGTGGCAAGCAGGTGATAACGGTATGGCGGTCAACATGCCGAGCATGATTTCTCCCGAAGGTTTGCCTGAACTTAAGGAACCAGCCCCGGTACCCGCCATGGCGGTAGCCTCCGTCGCAGCCGCAATGCCCGTCATGGCCAACGGAGACATCAACGGTGATACCACGGGAATCACCATGGATCAGCCGCACAATGCCATTCCTTAG